The following proteins are encoded in a genomic region of Magnolia sinica isolate HGM2019 chromosome 1, MsV1, whole genome shotgun sequence:
- the LOC131236901 gene encoding equilibrative nucleotide transporter 3-like, with amino-acid sequence MGLMSSFLLSFRYVLVLMAMYDVWDLIGRYIPLIECMKIASRRGLMLAILSRFLLVPAFYFTAKYRDQGWMIMLTSFLGLSNGYLTVCVLTAAPKGYKGPEQNALGNLLVLFLLAGIFAGVTLDWLWLIGKGW; translated from the exons ATGGGTCTTATGTCTAGTTTCTTGTTGTCTTTCAGGTATGTGCTTGTTTTGATGGCAATGTATGATGTTTGGGATCTTATCGGGAGATATATTCCCCTTATAGAATGCATGAAGATCGCCTCACGCAGAGGCCTCATGCTGGCGATTCTCTCTCGTTTCCTACTCGTCCCGGCATTTTACTTCACTGCCAAATACAGAGACCAAGGATGGATGATCATGCTGACATCATTCTTAGGATTAAGCAACGGTTACTTGACTGTCTGTGTTTTAACTGCAGCACCCAAGGGTTACAAG GGACCTGAGCAGAATGCATTGGGAAACTTGCTTGTATTATTCCTTCTGGCAGGTATATTTGCAGGGGTTACACTTGATTGGCTGTGGCTCATAGGCAAAGGGTGGTGA